A region from the Achromobacter seleniivolatilans genome encodes:
- a CDS encoding SDR family oxidoreductase — MSTQPTPRVALVTGGSRGIGAAIVRRLAQDGFAVGINYASSAAEADALANEIRQAGGRALAVQADVSKAADVTALFDQVEADLGRIDVLVNSAGVLKVQPLADTTDEQFEQTFDINTRGTFNTLRAAATRLADGGSIVNVSSTTIALNLPGYAIYIASKAAVESFTHVFAKELRGRRITVNAVAPGPVATELFLKGKSPELIEHFAKMPPLERLGQPDDISGVVSFLAGPDSGWVNGQILRANGGLA; from the coding sequence ATGAGCACACAACCCACCCCGCGCGTCGCGCTTGTTACTGGCGGATCACGCGGCATAGGCGCCGCTATCGTGCGCCGACTCGCCCAAGACGGCTTTGCCGTCGGCATCAATTACGCGTCCAGCGCAGCCGAGGCCGACGCGCTGGCCAACGAGATTCGCCAAGCTGGCGGACGGGCGCTTGCCGTGCAAGCCGACGTGTCCAAGGCCGCCGACGTCACCGCGCTGTTCGATCAGGTGGAAGCGGACCTGGGACGCATCGACGTGCTGGTCAACAGCGCCGGTGTACTGAAGGTTCAACCGCTGGCGGACACCACTGACGAACAGTTCGAACAGACCTTCGACATCAACACCCGCGGCACCTTCAATACCCTGCGCGCCGCCGCCACGCGGCTGGCCGATGGCGGCAGCATCGTGAATGTGTCCAGCACCACGATCGCGCTGAACCTGCCGGGTTATGCCATTTACATCGCGAGCAAAGCGGCGGTGGAGAGCTTTACACACGTGTTTGCCAAGGAATTGCGCGGCCGCCGGATTACCGTCAACGCCGTGGCCCCAGGCCCCGTGGCGACCGAACTGTTCTTAAAGGGCAAGAGTCCCGAACTGATCGAGCACTTTGCCAAAATGCCCCCGCTTGAACGCCTGGGCCAGCCGGACGACATTTCGGGCGTGGTGTCCTTTCTGGCGGGTCCGGACAGCGGCTGGGTCAACGGGCAGATCCTGCGCGCCAACGGCGGTCTGGCGTAA
- a CDS encoding enoyl-CoA hydratase produces MTAPIPEFPHSRIERDERGVYTLQIHDAKSLNILATPVTLGLTRAVQWIAGQADARALVIRGTGERAFVGGANIYEMAELDPDGGREFITNLRQLCEAVRNVPVPTIARIPGFCLGAGMELAAACDIRLGSRDGVFGMPEVRVGIPSVIHAVLLPGLIGPGATNWLLLTGETVDADQALRWGYLQFMSEAGELDALVERTVGPIAASGPRAVVSQKALLRYWETSSVEAGLDRSVEAFGDAFTTQEPRQYMAPFLTRKHKRDGQ; encoded by the coding sequence ATGACCGCCCCGATTCCCGAATTCCCCCACAGCCGCATCGAGCGCGACGAGCGCGGCGTCTACACGCTACAGATTCACGATGCCAAAAGCCTGAACATTCTGGCCACGCCCGTCACGCTGGGCCTGACCCGGGCAGTGCAATGGATCGCCGGGCAAGCCGACGCGCGTGCGCTGGTCATCCGCGGCACGGGCGAACGTGCGTTTGTTGGCGGCGCCAACATCTATGAAATGGCCGAGCTGGACCCCGACGGCGGCCGCGAATTCATCACCAACCTGCGCCAGCTGTGCGAAGCGGTGCGCAACGTTCCGGTGCCCACCATCGCGCGTATCCCGGGTTTTTGCCTGGGCGCGGGCATGGAATTGGCAGCGGCCTGCGACATCCGCCTGGGTTCGCGCGACGGCGTCTTCGGCATGCCCGAAGTCCGCGTAGGCATCCCCTCGGTCATCCATGCCGTCTTGTTGCCCGGGCTGATAGGTCCCGGCGCGACCAACTGGTTGTTGCTGACCGGCGAAACCGTGGACGCCGATCAGGCCTTGCGCTGGGGTTATCTGCAATTCATGTCCGAAGCGGGCGAGCTCGACGCGCTGGTGGAACGTACCGTCGGCCCCATTGCAGCCAGCGGCCCCCGCGCTGTCGTGTCGCAAAAGGCATTGCTGCGGTACTGGGAGACTTCGAGCGTAGAAGCGGGCCTGGACCGTAGCGTGGAAGCGTTTGGCGACGCCTTCACGACGCAAGAGCCGCGCCAATACATGGCGCCCTTCCTGACCCGCAAGCACAAACGGGACGGCCAATGA